One Desulfatitalea tepidiphila genomic region harbors:
- a CDS encoding sigma-54-dependent transcriptional regulator has protein sequence MPPQILVVDDEPDMLQLLKRSLAPDLNCRVETASSGEEALHLLSQQPFDLMLADIKMPGMDGMALLEMVRKSYPSLTVVMMTAYGHIELAVEAMRAGAYDFIAKPFEHDTLILRLEKALERNRLIQENLRLQTRCRDSFSFQQMIGQSPAMQRVFETIQMVAKNDLTVLITGESGTGKDLTARAIHALSLRNKGPYVAVNCPTVPENILESELFGYKKGAFTHATQNRIGLFQEAQGGTIFLDEIGDVSPSIQTKLLRVLQEKEIKPLGDARSIQVDVRILASTNQDLKAKIRRQEFREDFFYRLNVLPIHLPPLRERVEDIALLTNHFLEKHCTELNKPHKSVSPELMAIFKRRYWEGNIRELENIIIQGILFSPEEVIRPQDVGLQAGEKITASFDADLKGLPYKAAKEKNLQHFNDAYIGHLLTECDGNVSQAARLCGLERQALQQIMRRYGIKADSYREA, from the coding sequence ATGCCCCCACAGATACTGGTCGTAGACGACGAACCGGACATGCTTCAGCTCCTGAAGCGCAGCCTGGCGCCGGACCTGAATTGCCGCGTGGAGACGGCGTCATCCGGCGAGGAGGCGCTGCATCTGCTGTCCCAGCAGCCGTTTGATTTGATGCTGGCCGATATCAAGATGCCGGGAATGGATGGCATGGCCCTGCTGGAAATGGTTCGCAAGAGCTATCCGTCACTGACCGTGGTGATGATGACCGCCTATGGCCACATCGAACTTGCGGTCGAGGCCATGCGGGCCGGGGCCTACGATTTTATCGCCAAGCCGTTCGAACATGACACGCTCATTTTAAGATTGGAAAAGGCGCTTGAGCGCAACCGGCTGATCCAGGAGAATCTGCGCCTGCAGACCCGGTGCCGCGACAGCTTCAGCTTTCAGCAGATGATCGGCCAGAGCCCGGCCATGCAGCGCGTGTTCGAAACCATCCAGATGGTGGCCAAAAACGATCTGACGGTGCTGATCACCGGCGAATCCGGCACCGGCAAGGATCTCACGGCTCGCGCCATCCATGCCCTCAGTTTGCGGAACAAAGGGCCTTACGTGGCTGTCAACTGTCCGACCGTTCCGGAAAACATCCTGGAAAGCGAGCTGTTCGGTTACAAAAAAGGGGCCTTTACCCACGCCACCCAGAATCGAATCGGCCTGTTTCAGGAGGCCCAAGGCGGCACCATTTTCCTGGATGAAATCGGCGATGTGAGCCCGAGCATCCAGACCAAGCTGCTGCGGGTCTTGCAGGAGAAAGAGATCAAGCCCCTGGGAGATGCGCGATCGATTCAGGTGGATGTTCGCATTCTGGCTTCGACCAACCAGGATTTGAAGGCCAAGATCCGCCGCCAGGAGTTTCGAGAAGATTTCTTCTACCGCCTCAACGTGTTGCCCATCCACCTGCCGCCCCTGCGGGAGCGGGTGGAAGACATCGCCTTGCTGACCAACCATTTCCTGGAGAAGCACTGCACGGAACTGAACAAGCCGCACAAGAGCGTCTCGCCCGAGCTCATGGCCATTTTCAAGCGGCGCTATTGGGAGGGCAATATCCGCGAGTTGGAAAACATCATCATTCAGGGGATTTTATTCTCCCCCGAAGAGGTGATCCGGCCCCAGGACGTGGGACTGCAGGCAGGGGAAAAGATCACGGCCAGTTTCGATGCCGATTTAAAAGGTCTGCCTTACAAGGCGGCGAAAGAGAAAAATCTGCAGCATTTCAACGATGCTTATATCGGGCATTTGCTGACCGAGTGCGACGGTAACGTGTCCCAGGCCGCCCGTCTGTGCGGCCTCGAACGGCAGGCCCTGCAGCAGATCATGCGCCGCTACGGCATCAAGGCGGACTCGTACCGCGAAGCCTGA
- a CDS encoding cupin domain-containing protein, translating into MIVANEKDLTAAPIESPEVKNAKIKALIGPQQGWGDHVMRVIELDAQGYSPAHAHPWPHINYILEGRGVLMMEGKEHPVETGGYAFVPAGTPHQFRNTGMEKFRFICIVPKEGHQ; encoded by the coding sequence ATGATCGTTGCCAACGAAAAAGACTTGACCGCAGCTCCCATCGAGAGCCCGGAAGTAAAAAACGCTAAAATCAAGGCGCTGATAGGTCCCCAGCAGGGATGGGGCGACCATGTGATGCGAGTGATCGAGCTGGATGCGCAGGGCTACTCGCCGGCCCATGCCCACCCCTGGCCGCACATCAACTACATCCTGGAAGGCCGGGGCGTGCTGATGATGGAGGGGAAAGAGCATCCGGTGGAGACCGGCGGCTATGCCTTTGTTCCGGCCGGCACCCCCCATCAATTCAGGAACACCGGTATGGAAAAATTCCGTTTCATCTGCATCGTGCCCAAGGAGGGACACCAATAG
- a CDS encoding lactate racemase domain-containing protein, which yields MGYALELAYGSDAVQWDFESKPCVLTVDDPVLAVDDVRFRRRLEQYLASRPMDLRRTAVVVADKTRLCEYPRYLPVLLSVLTAHGAAPGDLEVYIAYGTHTRQSREECIQAYGTALDTGRWLHHDCAGQTRFVSLGHTRRGTPVRIREDILEATCRVTFGAIAHHYFAGYGGGRKLIFPGLGEKQAIYANHGLFLDRSRRRLADGCRSGALAGNPLAEDLAEVETFRPADLSVHAILDSRGRVCDLLVGQGVAQFEAACARHAAHTAVEGADYDLVLASCGGYPKDINLIQSHKAIHHAAAFVRDGGRLILLAACPDGVGSQTFLPWFDLGGWDAVFERLAGRYEGNGGTALALMEKTRRIRIDLVSALPADIARKIGVGSISMEEARQAVRAHQGTLAVIPNASVLVRRDSEKK from the coding sequence ATGGGGTACGCTTTGGAGTTGGCCTACGGCAGCGATGCGGTTCAATGGGACTTTGAAAGCAAACCGTGCGTGTTAACGGTCGATGATCCGGTTTTGGCCGTTGACGACGTCCGATTTCGCCGGCGCCTGGAACAGTATCTGGCATCGCGTCCGATGGATCTGCGGCGCACGGCCGTCGTCGTGGCCGACAAGACCCGCCTGTGCGAGTATCCCCGCTACCTGCCGGTGTTGCTGTCGGTGTTGACGGCGCACGGGGCGGCACCCGGCGACCTCGAGGTGTATATCGCCTATGGCACCCATACCCGCCAAAGCCGGGAAGAGTGCATCCAGGCTTACGGCACGGCCTTGGATACCGGTCGGTGGCTGCATCACGACTGCGCCGGGCAGACCCGTTTCGTCTCCCTGGGTCACACCCGACGGGGAACACCGGTGCGCATTCGAGAAGATATACTGGAGGCCACCTGCCGGGTGACGTTCGGCGCCATCGCCCACCACTATTTTGCCGGTTATGGCGGCGGTCGCAAACTCATCTTCCCGGGATTGGGTGAAAAGCAGGCCATTTACGCGAACCATGGGCTATTCCTGGATCGTTCGCGGCGCCGCCTGGCGGACGGCTGCCGGTCGGGGGCGCTGGCCGGAAACCCCCTGGCCGAGGACCTGGCCGAAGTGGAAACCTTTCGGCCGGCGGACCTGTCCGTGCACGCCATCCTGGACAGCCGGGGCCGGGTTTGCGACCTGCTGGTGGGCCAGGGCGTTGCCCAGTTCGAGGCGGCCTGCGCCCGCCACGCGGCGCATACCGCCGTGGAAGGGGCCGACTATGACCTGGTATTGGCCTCGTGCGGCGGCTACCCCAAGGATATCAACCTGATTCAGAGCCACAAGGCCATCCACCACGCCGCTGCCTTTGTGCGCGACGGCGGGCGCCTGATCCTTCTGGCCGCCTGCCCGGACGGCGTCGGTTCGCAAACCTTTTTGCCCTGGTTCGACCTGGGTGGCTGGGATGCGGTCTTCGAACGGCTGGCCGGCCGCTACGAAGGCAACGGCGGTACGGCCCTGGCCTTGATGGAGAAGACGCGGCGGATCCGCATCGATCTGGTCTCCGCGCTGCCGGCGGACATCGCCCGTAAGATCGGGGTCGGCTCCATTTCCATGGAGGAGGCGCGGCAGGCGGTGAGGGCGCACCAGGGGACATTGGCGGTGATTCCCAATGCCAGTGTTCTGGTTCGGCGGGATTCTGAAAAGAAGTAG
- a CDS encoding FAD-binding and (Fe-S)-binding domain-containing protein, protein MNTKSKLKPPFNELAVQIAGEVHTDPLRRYMLATDGSIFQKLPVAVVYPRCTQDVQSTVKFAIRNGMQVHPRGAGSGLCGSAVGDGIVVDFTKFMNRLIDLDVPGGYFECEPGFRLGELEVALKGSGRFFPPDPSSGEYATFGGMCATNASGAHSVKYGNVADYLVDAEVVFADGSAALLSDIEAAGTDALPRHLTQLARLYDRHAGTIESAYPPIACNVAGYNLRGLVRDGRLHLHRLLCGAEGTLGIATRLRFRLIDRPAADSLVVAFFDDILSAARAVQHAMGLAPSGIEIMDKSLLQLARASDRTLEERIPHDVDNVLLIEFDGPSADECARQAETLRGQLQSLGLTERAYEAVSAVEKEKFWAVRKAAVPTLYKLKGPRKILALVEDAAVPVDRLTEYFTGIYDLFERLQIPFVVYGHIAKGLMHTRPLLDLKDPRDVDLLQPIADGVYDLVDGLDGTVSGEHGDGRLRTAYVQRKYPAIYDLFVRTKQLLDPQNLFNPEIKTCDDPGQMTRHLRYGPDYRSQPLDRLRLLWQDAFVRETELCHGCAKCTTVTAATRMCPVYKATRDESAAPRAKGNVLRALISGVLPNRTLYAATLQQVMAQCVNCGSCYVECPSNVNIPKLAMEAKAQYARRHGVGCPERITAQVELLARTTHRLSPLIGTATQVTPIRRLSARLAGLAPERGVVLFERRSLYQRVPAVLPGNGPHVLYYAGCYAGYIRPALGVAATALLNRMGMQVHLPPQACCGLPQLSKGLASAAHYAVQRNMAAWHGLLDAVDWIVVTCSSCGYALMQDWAYLLDRPTAEQVRAKTIHISQLIGDHTDRLPSAALDVKLAYHAPCHLRIQPNSRSSLALLGALPGVQLQDLNSTCCGMAGSWGMLHANYDLSRTIAAPMIQRLNASGADLGVTDCPTCQMQMEHLGRLPVRHPVEVVLEAVQVADRRDR, encoded by the coding sequence ATGAACACAAAAAGTAAACTCAAGCCCCCTTTTAACGAGCTGGCCGTGCAAATTGCCGGTGAGGTGCACACCGATCCGTTGCGGCGCTACATGCTCGCCACCGACGGCAGTATTTTTCAGAAATTGCCGGTCGCCGTGGTCTATCCCCGATGCACGCAGGATGTTCAAAGCACTGTCAAATTCGCCATCCGCAACGGCATGCAGGTCCATCCGCGCGGCGCCGGCAGCGGTTTGTGCGGATCGGCCGTCGGCGACGGCATCGTCGTCGATTTCACCAAATTCATGAATCGATTGATTGACCTGGACGTGCCGGGCGGTTACTTCGAGTGCGAACCCGGTTTCCGCCTGGGTGAGTTGGAGGTGGCACTGAAGGGCAGCGGCCGGTTCTTTCCGCCCGATCCCTCGAGCGGCGAGTATGCCACCTTCGGCGGCATGTGCGCGACCAACGCCAGCGGCGCCCATTCGGTCAAGTACGGCAACGTGGCCGATTACCTGGTCGATGCGGAGGTGGTCTTCGCCGATGGTTCGGCGGCCTTGCTGTCCGATATCGAGGCCGCCGGAACCGATGCCTTGCCGCGCCACCTCACCCAATTGGCGCGATTATACGATCGGCACGCCGGGACCATCGAGAGCGCCTATCCGCCCATCGCCTGCAATGTGGCCGGTTACAACCTGCGCGGATTGGTCCGGGACGGCCGTTTGCATCTCCACCGACTGCTGTGCGGCGCCGAAGGCACCCTGGGTATTGCCACGCGCCTGCGTTTTCGCCTGATCGACCGGCCGGCCGCCGACAGCCTCGTGGTCGCATTCTTCGACGACATTCTCAGCGCGGCCCGGGCGGTCCAGCATGCCATGGGCCTGGCGCCTTCGGGCATCGAAATCATGGACAAATCCCTCCTGCAGCTGGCTCGCGCATCGGACCGGACGCTTGAAGAGCGGATTCCCCACGACGTCGACAATGTCCTGCTCATCGAGTTCGACGGCCCGTCGGCCGACGAGTGCGCCCGCCAGGCGGAGACGCTTCGCGGTCAATTGCAATCCCTCGGGTTGACCGAGCGGGCCTACGAAGCGGTCTCGGCAGTGGAGAAGGAGAAGTTCTGGGCCGTGCGCAAGGCCGCGGTACCGACCCTTTACAAGCTCAAGGGACCCCGCAAGATCCTGGCCCTGGTCGAAGACGCGGCCGTGCCCGTGGACCGCCTGACCGAATACTTCACCGGGATCTATGACCTCTTTGAACGCTTGCAGATCCCCTTCGTGGTCTACGGCCACATTGCCAAGGGATTGATGCACACCCGGCCGTTGCTCGATCTGAAAGATCCGCGCGATGTCGATCTGCTGCAGCCCATTGCCGACGGCGTCTACGACCTGGTCGACGGGCTCGACGGGACGGTGTCGGGCGAACACGGCGACGGCCGTCTTCGCACGGCCTATGTCCAGCGGAAATATCCGGCGATCTATGATCTGTTCGTCCGTACCAAACAACTGCTCGATCCGCAGAACCTCTTCAACCCGGAGATCAAGACCTGCGACGATCCCGGCCAGATGACCCGCCATCTGCGCTACGGCCCCGATTACCGAAGTCAGCCCCTGGACCGGCTGCGCCTGCTGTGGCAGGACGCATTCGTTAGGGAAACCGAACTGTGCCATGGCTGCGCCAAATGCACCACGGTGACCGCCGCCACGCGCATGTGTCCGGTCTACAAGGCCACCCGGGACGAATCGGCCGCGCCCCGAGCCAAGGGCAATGTGCTGCGGGCGCTGATCAGCGGCGTGCTGCCGAACCGGACGCTTTATGCAGCCACGCTTCAACAGGTGATGGCCCAGTGCGTCAACTGCGGCAGCTGCTATGTCGAATGCCCCTCCAACGTCAATATCCCCAAATTGGCCATGGAGGCCAAGGCCCAGTACGCACGCCGTCACGGTGTGGGCTGTCCCGAACGGATTACCGCCCAGGTCGAACTGCTGGCCAGGACCACCCACCGGCTGTCGCCCCTCATCGGCACGGCCACCCAGGTAACGCCTATCCGCAGGCTCTCCGCACGCCTGGCCGGACTGGCGCCGGAACGCGGCGTGGTGCTGTTTGAACGGCGATCGCTCTACCAGCGGGTGCCCGCAGTGCTGCCCGGCAACGGCCCTCACGTGCTCTATTATGCCGGTTGCTATGCCGGCTACATCCGGCCCGCCCTGGGTGTGGCGGCTACTGCCCTGCTCAACCGCATGGGCATGCAGGTCCATCTGCCGCCCCAGGCCTGCTGCGGCCTGCCCCAGCTCTCCAAGGGCCTCGCATCCGCGGCTCACTACGCTGTTCAGCGGAACATGGCCGCCTGGCACGGGCTGCTCGACGCGGTCGACTGGATCGTGGTGACCTGCTCCTCGTGCGGTTATGCCTTGATGCAGGATTGGGCCTATCTTCTCGATCGGCCCACCGCCGAGCAGGTGCGCGCCAAGACCATCCACATCTCGCAATTGATCGGCGATCATACCGATCGGCTGCCGTCCGCCGCACTGGACGTCAAACTGGCGTACCACGCGCCCTGTCATCTGCGCATCCAGCCCAACAGCCGCAGCTCCCTGGCCTTGCTCGGCGCCCTCCCCGGCGTCCAGCTCCAGGACCTGAACAGCACCTGTTGCGGCATGGCGGGAAGCTGGGGCATGCTGCACGCCAACTATGACTTGAGCCGCACCATCGCCGCCCCCATGATCCAGCGGCTGAACGCCTCGGGCGCCGATCTCGGCGTCACCGACTGCCCCACCTGCCAGATGCAGATGGAGCACCTGGGGCGGCTGCCCGTGCGCCACCCCGTAGAGGTGGTCTTGGAGGCGGTTCAGGTGGCGGATCGCCGGGATCGATAG
- a CDS encoding potassium channel family protein → MTFLKRAKVLRSQARSLHPFGWSIIMGTCFILLLIMAGTSGYMLLEKWRFIESLYMVIITLSTVGFMEVKPLSDTARVMTMLIIFGGVGAFFYLGGSLAQMLVEGKFQNILGRRRVQKIIGKLTGHYIICGYGRIGKVVAQGIQNEGLDVVVIENDKDSLAQLGQDKILYIEGDATKDGTLLSAGLEKAKCLIAALSEDADNVFVTLTSRQLNPKIMIIARTDVESHVSRLKQAGADNVFMPYNIGGLRLVQSVLRPTATSLLDLAMRGDINLQMEELPVSKHSEFVDKLVKNSGIRPRFDILIVGIKKSSGEMVFNPGPETIINEGDLLIALGKPENLQKLQRVCDPAA, encoded by the coding sequence ATGACATTCCTGAAAAGGGCCAAAGTGCTTCGCTCGCAGGCGCGTTCGCTGCATCCGTTTGGCTGGTCTATCATCATGGGCACCTGTTTCATCCTGTTGCTGATCATGGCCGGCACGTCCGGTTACATGCTGTTGGAAAAATGGAGGTTCATCGAGAGCCTGTATATGGTGATCATCACCCTTTCCACCGTGGGCTTTATGGAAGTAAAACCGCTTTCCGACACCGCCCGGGTAATGACCATGCTCATTATTTTTGGGGGTGTGGGTGCTTTTTTTTATCTTGGCGGGTCACTCGCGCAGATGCTGGTGGAAGGGAAATTCCAGAACATCTTGGGGAGACGCAGGGTGCAAAAAATAATCGGCAAACTGACTGGGCATTACATTATTTGCGGTTATGGCAGAATCGGCAAGGTGGTGGCCCAAGGCATCCAGAACGAAGGTTTGGACGTGGTGGTCATCGAAAACGACAAGGATTCCCTGGCTCAATTGGGGCAGGATAAGATTCTCTATATCGAAGGAGATGCCACAAAAGACGGGACTTTGCTTTCGGCAGGCCTGGAGAAGGCCAAATGCCTGATCGCTGCGCTTTCCGAAGATGCGGACAATGTGTTCGTGACCCTGACCTCAAGGCAGCTTAACCCGAAGATCATGATTATCGCCCGAACCGATGTGGAATCGCATGTCTCCCGCCTGAAACAGGCCGGGGCCGATAACGTTTTCATGCCGTACAACATCGGCGGGCTGCGCCTGGTCCAAAGCGTTCTCCGGCCAACGGCAACCAGTCTTCTCGACCTGGCCATGAGGGGAGACATCAACCTTCAGATGGAGGAGTTGCCGGTCAGCAAGCATTCCGAGTTTGTGGATAAACTGGTGAAGAATTCGGGAATACGGCCCAGATTTGACATACTCATCGTCGGCATTAAAAAGTCTTCGGGGGAAATGGTCTTCAATCCAGGTCCGGAAACGATCATCAACGAGGGCGATTTGCTGATTGCCCTTGGCAAGCCTGAAAACCTGCAAAAACTGCAGCGGGTCTGCGATCCAGCCGCCTGA
- a CDS encoding DUF3124 domain-containing protein, whose protein sequence is MTVRGLLCSMVIVGCLAFGIVDAIAQNKPSVSRGQILYVPVYSHIYIGDRERPFLLTVTLSIRNTDRNFPITIQKVVYYDSNGKPLNAYLDKPMALEKLSSTRFVVRESDKSGGSGASFMVEWESDQAVSPPLVETIMIGAQTQQGISFTSRGLVIEEK, encoded by the coding sequence ATGACTGTACGCGGATTGCTTTGCTCTATGGTGATCGTCGGTTGCCTGGCCTTCGGAATTGTGGATGCCATCGCCCAAAACAAGCCATCCGTATCCAGAGGGCAGATCCTCTATGTGCCCGTATATTCCCATATCTACATCGGAGACCGGGAACGGCCGTTTCTTTTGACGGTAACGTTGAGCATCCGCAACACCGACCGCAACTTTCCCATCACCATTCAAAAGGTCGTCTATTATGATTCCAATGGAAAACCATTGAATGCATATCTGGACAAACCCATGGCGCTGGAAAAACTTTCATCCACTCGTTTTGTCGTGCGTGAATCCGACAAATCCGGAGGCTCCGGTGCCAGTTTCATGGTTGAATGGGAATCGGATCAAGCGGTGTCCCCTCCACTGGTGGAAACCATCATGATCGGCGCCCAAACCCAGCAGGGCATATCGTTCACCTCCAGAGGTCTGGTCATCGAAGAAAAATAG
- a CDS encoding M48 family metallopeptidase, whose protein sequence is MQSKKVVLDGVGEILLERSARARHINLSVKPFRGIRVAVPKGVSFQEAFAVARDKSPWLARHLARMARLEQMVREREIETDLTPSQVRSVLVERLDLLAERYGFRYNRVFVRHQRTRWGSCSHKNNINLNARLVLLPEALMEYTILHELVHTRVKNHGPAFWKELAKCVPDPKALDRQLNDYWTLLVSRG, encoded by the coding sequence ATGCAGTCAAAAAAGGTAGTGTTGGATGGCGTCGGCGAAATCCTGCTGGAGCGCAGCGCGAGGGCAAGGCATATCAACCTGTCGGTCAAGCCGTTCAGAGGCATTCGGGTGGCCGTGCCCAAAGGGGTCTCTTTCCAGGAGGCATTCGCTGTCGCGCGCGACAAGTCCCCCTGGCTGGCCAGGCACCTGGCGCGTATGGCGCGCCTGGAGCAAATGGTGCGCGAACGGGAAATCGAGACCGACCTGACGCCATCCCAGGTGAGGTCGGTTCTGGTCGAGCGGCTCGATCTGCTGGCCGAGCGTTACGGTTTTCGGTACAATCGGGTGTTCGTGCGCCATCAACGCACCCGTTGGGGCAGTTGTTCACACAAGAACAATATCAATCTGAATGCCAGACTGGTTCTTCTACCGGAAGCGCTCATGGAGTATACGATCCTGCATGAGCTGGTTCACACCCGTGTCAAAAACCACGGGCCGGCTTTCTGGAAAGAGCTGGCCAAGTGCGTACCCGATCCAAAAGCGCTGGACAGGCAGCTCAATGACTATTGGACCCTCCTGGTGAGCCGCGGCTAA